A stretch of the Streptomyces sp. NBC_01428 genome encodes the following:
- a CDS encoding dipeptidase yields MSSNPVAETVASLMPRAKAELTELVAFKSVADFDQYPRSESEGAANWIADALRSEGFEDVALLDTPDGTQSVYGFLPGPDGAKTVLLYAHYDVQPPLDEAAWATPPFDLVERDGRWYGRGSADCKGGVIMHLLALRALKANGGVPVHVKVIVEGSEEQGTGGLERYAEEHPELLTADTIVIGDAGNFRAGLPTVTATLRGMTLVRVQVDTLEGNLHSGQFGGAAPDALAALIRLLDSLRDRDGSTTVDGLDAASVWDGLQYEDQAFREDAKVLDGVELIGSGTVADRLWARPSVTVLGIDCPPVVGATPSVQAGARALVSLRVPPGVDAGEATKLLQAHIEAHTPWGARVTTEQIGQGQAFRADTSSPAYASMAAAMAVAYPGQEMQSSGMGGSIPLCNTLASLYPETEILLIGLSEPEAQIHAVNESVSPDELERLSVSEALFLQNYAAS; encoded by the coding sequence ATGTCGTCGAATCCGGTCGCCGAGACCGTCGCCTCGCTCATGCCCCGGGCGAAGGCGGAGCTCACCGAGCTGGTGGCCTTCAAGTCGGTGGCGGACTTCGACCAGTATCCGAGGAGCGAGAGCGAGGGAGCGGCGAACTGGATCGCCGACGCGCTGCGTTCCGAGGGCTTCGAGGACGTGGCGCTGCTGGACACCCCGGACGGCACCCAGTCCGTGTACGGCTTCCTGCCGGGCCCCGACGGCGCCAAAACGGTTCTGCTGTACGCGCACTACGACGTGCAGCCGCCGCTGGACGAAGCGGCCTGGGCGACCCCGCCGTTCGACCTGGTGGAACGTGACGGCCGTTGGTACGGGCGGGGCAGCGCCGACTGCAAGGGCGGGGTCATCATGCACCTGCTGGCGCTGCGCGCGCTGAAGGCGAACGGCGGCGTGCCGGTGCACGTCAAGGTGATCGTCGAGGGTTCCGAGGAGCAGGGCACCGGCGGTCTGGAGCGGTACGCCGAGGAGCACCCGGAGCTGCTCACCGCCGACACCATCGTCATCGGCGACGCGGGCAACTTCCGGGCGGGTCTCCCGACGGTCACGGCGACGCTGCGCGGCATGACCCTCGTACGGGTTCAGGTGGACACCCTGGAAGGGAACCTGCACTCGGGACAGTTCGGCGGTGCGGCACCCGACGCGCTGGCCGCGCTGATCCGGCTGCTGGACTCGCTGCGGGACCGGGACGGCTCGACGACCGTCGACGGTCTGGACGCCGCGTCCGTGTGGGACGGCCTGCAGTACGAGGACCAGGCGTTCCGTGAGGACGCCAAGGTGCTCGACGGGGTGGAGCTGATCGGCTCCGGCACCGTCGCCGACCGCCTCTGGGCGCGTCCGAGCGTGACCGTCCTCGGGATCGACTGCCCGCCGGTCGTGGGCGCGACGCCCTCCGTGCAGGCGGGTGCCAGGGCGCTGGTCAGCCTGCGGGTGCCGCCGGGCGTGGACGCCGGCGAGGCGACGAAGCTGCTCCAGGCGCACATCGAGGCGCACACGCCGTGGGGCGCGCGCGTCACCACGGAGCAGATCGGCCAGGGCCAGGCGTTCCGGGCCGACACCTCCAGCCCGGCGTACGCGTCGATGGCCGCGGCCATGGCCGTCGCCTATCCGGGCCAGGAGATGCAGTCCTCGGGCATGGGCGGCTCGATCCCGCTGTGCAACACCCTCGCCTCGCTGTATCCGGAGACGGAGATCCTGCTCATCGGCCTGAGCGAGCCGGAGGCGCAGATCCACGCGGTGAACGAGAGCGTCTCCCCGGACGAGCTGGAGCGCCTGTCGGTCTCCGAGGCGCTGTTCCTGCAGAACTACGCGGCGAGCTGA
- a CDS encoding geranylgeranyl reductase family protein: MSSENSSADDVRRAADDGQQVWDVVVVGAGPAGASAAYAAAVAGRSVLLLEKAELPRYKTCGGGIIGPSRDALPPGFELPFKDRVHAVTFSMDGRFARTRRSRQMLFGLINRPEFDQQLVEYAQKAGAELRTGATVSRVEQHGSAVPDRRTVAVVLQGGETVLARAVVGADGSASRIGAHVGVKLDQVDLGLEAEIPVPETVAEDWRGRVLIDWGPMPGSYGWVFPKGDTLTVGVISARGEGAATKRYLEDFIARLGLAGFEPSISSGHLTRCRADDSPLSRGRVLVCGDAAGLLEPWTREGISFALRSGRLAGEWAVRIAEAHDAVDARRQALNYAFAIKAGLGVEMSVGKRLLAAFERRPGVFHAGLTGIRPVWKAFTGITRGSTTLGEIVRSRPMVGRALTALDRAPQIAEAKDADPKDADGQDGEPQGVEPKGAEG; this comes from the coding sequence GTGAGCAGCGAGAACTCTTCGGCGGACGACGTGCGGCGTGCGGCGGACGACGGGCAGCAGGTGTGGGACGTCGTAGTCGTCGGCGCGGGGCCCGCGGGCGCTTCGGCCGCCTACGCGGCAGCGGTCGCGGGACGCAGCGTCCTGCTCCTGGAGAAAGCCGAACTGCCCCGCTACAAAACATGCGGCGGCGGCATCATCGGTCCTTCCCGGGACGCCCTGCCACCCGGCTTCGAGCTGCCGTTCAAGGACCGGGTGCACGCGGTCACCTTCTCGATGGACGGCAGGTTCGCCCGTACGCGGCGATCCCGGCAGATGCTGTTCGGGCTGATCAACCGGCCCGAGTTCGACCAGCAACTCGTCGAGTACGCCCAGAAGGCGGGCGCCGAACTGCGCACCGGGGCCACGGTGTCCCGCGTCGAGCAGCACGGCTCGGCCGTGCCGGACCGGCGCACCGTCGCCGTGGTCCTGCAGGGCGGCGAGACCGTCCTGGCGCGCGCGGTGGTCGGCGCCGACGGAAGCGCCAGCCGCATAGGGGCACACGTAGGGGTGAAGCTCGATCAGGTCGACCTCGGCCTGGAGGCCGAGATCCCGGTGCCGGAGACGGTCGCCGAGGACTGGAGGGGCCGCGTCCTGATCGACTGGGGCCCCATGCCCGGAAGCTACGGATGGGTCTTCCCGAAGGGGGACACCCTCACCGTCGGCGTCATCTCCGCCCGCGGTGAAGGAGCGGCCACCAAGCGGTACTTGGAGGACTTCATCGCCCGGCTCGGCCTCGCCGGGTTCGAACCGTCCATCTCCTCCGGTCACTTGACGCGCTGCCGCGCCGACGACTCGCCGCTGTCGCGCGGCCGGGTGCTCGTCTGCGGCGACGCGGCGGGACTGCTCGAACCGTGGACCCGTGAGGGCATCTCGTTCGCGCTGCGCTCCGGCCGGCTCGCGGGGGAGTGGGCGGTGCGGATCGCCGAGGCGCACGACGCCGTCGACGCCCGGCGCCAGGCCCTGAACTACGCGTTCGCGATCAAGGCGGGTCTCGGCGTCGAGATGAGCGTCGGCAAGCGTCTGCTCGCCGCCTTCGAGCGCCGTCCCGGCGTGTTCCACGCGGGTCTCACCGGGATCCGCCCGGTGTGGAAGGCCTTCACGGGGATCACCCGCGGCTCCACGACGCTGGGCGAGATCGTGCGGTCGCGCCCCATGGTCGGGCGTGCCCTGACCGCTCTCGACCGGGCGCCGCAGATCGCGGAGGCCAAGGACGCGGACCCCAAGGACGCCGACGGCCAGGACGGCGAACCGCAGGGCGTGGAGCCCAAGGGCGCGGAGGGATAG
- a CDS encoding nitroreductase family deazaflavin-dependent oxidoreductase, which translates to MSTHVQKPGWFTVNILNRTVAWTTRRGLSVWGSRVLAVRGRKSGEWRTTPVNLLTVDGKQYLVAPRGHVQWTHNMRAAGGGELRLGKKVEAFTAVEVADDDKVPLLRAYLKRWKAEVGVFFGGVGPDSSDEELRRIAPDHPVFRIAVGS; encoded by the coding sequence GTGTCGACACATGTCCAGAAGCCCGGCTGGTTCACCGTCAACATCCTCAACCGCACCGTGGCCTGGACGACCAGGCGGGGCCTCAGCGTCTGGGGTTCGCGGGTGCTGGCCGTCCGGGGCCGCAAGAGCGGCGAGTGGCGCACGACGCCGGTCAACCTGCTCACCGTGGACGGGAAGCAGTACCTCGTGGCCCCCCGCGGTCACGTCCAGTGGACGCACAACATGCGGGCGGCCGGCGGCGGCGAGCTGCGCCTCGGCAAGAAGGTGGAGGCCTTCACCGCCGTCGAGGTCGCCGACGACGACAAGGTCCCGCTGCTGCGCGCCTACCTCAAGCGCTGGAAGGCCGAGGTCGGGGTGTTCTTCGGCGGCGTCGGTCCCGACTCGTCCGACGAGGAGCTGCGCCGCATCGCCCCCGACCACCCCGTCTTCCGGATCGCGGTCGGGAGCTGA
- a CDS encoding TetR/AcrR family transcriptional regulator, whose translation MSTARGARARARIEVTAAIKDEARRQLAADGAAKLSLRAVARELGMVSSALYRYFPSRDDLLTALIIDAYNSLGEAAESAHAAVAEAGPRARWIAVCLAARRWALAHPHEYALIYGSPVPGYVAPQETVPAAARVGLLLIGVVRDAYRGKGVARSALAADLTAEARRMSADLAPDLPPDVIVPLVAAWAQLYGLIGFELFGQFNRVVEDREPFFRQAVGRLAHDVGLVHPEPGSAV comes from the coding sequence ATGAGTACCGCACGAGGGGCACGCGCCCGAGCCAGGATCGAGGTCACGGCGGCCATCAAGGACGAGGCGCGCAGACAGCTCGCCGCGGACGGCGCCGCGAAGCTCTCCCTGCGGGCCGTGGCCCGCGAACTCGGGATGGTCTCCTCGGCGCTCTACCGCTACTTCCCCAGCCGCGACGACCTGCTCACGGCCCTCATCATCGACGCCTACAACTCCCTCGGCGAGGCCGCCGAGTCCGCGCACGCCGCCGTCGCCGAGGCCGGACCCCGGGCCCGCTGGATCGCCGTGTGTCTGGCGGCCCGCCGGTGGGCGCTGGCGCATCCGCACGAGTACGCGCTCATCTACGGCTCGCCCGTCCCCGGCTACGTCGCGCCGCAGGAGACCGTGCCGGCCGCAGCCCGGGTCGGGCTGCTGCTGATCGGCGTGGTGCGGGACGCGTACCGCGGCAAGGGCGTGGCGCGGTCCGCGCTGGCCGCGGACCTGACGGCCGAGGCGCGGCGGATGTCGGCGGATCTCGCGCCCGACCTGCCGCCCGATGTGATCGTGCCGCTGGTGGCCGCTTGGGCGCAGCTCTACGGGTTGATCGGGTTCGAGCTGTTCGGCCAGTTCAACCGTGTCGTCGAGGACCGCGAGCCGTTCTTCCGGCAGGCGGTGGGGAGGCTCGCGCACGACGTGGGGCTCGTCCATCCGGAGCCGGGCAGCGCCGTCTGA
- a CDS encoding sensor histidine kinase, with translation MEEQRTPVAPTGGGPPWRRYGPPGWDRWSEEEHGTRWPWRSTLLLTAFVLLGSTFAAHAQHGDRLGLDVFARVLLLTGSGLLLWRQRYPVAVAFGTATVALVYVAAGYPYGPVFLPVAVGCFSAVVAGHRRAAWTAIGLLWAGHLLVSHWLYRWLPPTGDRPPSWMQEVGVATWVVAVVALSELVRVRREQWSRERAERAQAARRRADEERLRIARELHDVLAHSISVINVQAGVGLALLDSDPEQARTALTTIKAASKEALGEVRQVLDTLRAPGEAPRTPAPGLDRLPELVEQAARAGLTVEVRGEAPASAPGTDLAAFRIVQEALTNVVRHSGSRRARVRLDHAGGLLRLLIDDDGPATGVDAGGSGNGLAGMRERAAALGGTIEAGPRDDGGFRVLAVLPWKAKEDR, from the coding sequence ATGGAAGAGCAGCGCACGCCCGTGGCCCCGACGGGGGGCGGTCCGCCGTGGCGGCGGTACGGGCCGCCCGGCTGGGACCGCTGGAGCGAGGAGGAGCACGGCACGCGGTGGCCGTGGCGCTCCACGCTGCTGCTGACCGCCTTCGTGCTGCTCGGTTCGACCTTCGCCGCCCACGCCCAGCACGGCGACCGGCTCGGACTCGACGTCTTCGCGCGGGTGCTGCTGCTGACGGGTTCGGGGCTGCTGCTCTGGCGGCAGCGGTACCCGGTGGCGGTCGCGTTCGGCACGGCCACGGTCGCCTTGGTCTACGTCGCCGCGGGCTACCCCTACGGGCCGGTCTTCCTGCCGGTCGCCGTGGGCTGCTTCAGCGCGGTCGTCGCGGGTCACCGACGGGCCGCCTGGACCGCGATCGGGCTGCTCTGGGCGGGGCATCTGCTGGTGTCCCACTGGCTCTACCGCTGGTTGCCGCCGACGGGTGACCGTCCGCCGTCCTGGATGCAGGAGGTCGGCGTAGCGACCTGGGTAGTGGCGGTCGTCGCGCTGTCGGAACTGGTCCGGGTACGCCGTGAGCAGTGGTCCCGTGAACGGGCCGAACGGGCGCAGGCCGCCCGGCGCCGCGCGGACGAGGAGCGGCTGCGGATCGCCCGGGAACTGCATGACGTCCTCGCCCACAGCATCTCGGTCATCAACGTCCAGGCCGGCGTGGGTCTCGCCCTCCTCGACTCCGACCCCGAGCAGGCGCGGACCGCGCTCACCACCATCAAGGCGGCCAGCAAGGAGGCCCTCGGCGAGGTGCGTCAAGTGCTCGACACCCTGCGCGCGCCGGGTGAGGCACCGCGCACCCCGGCGCCCGGACTCGACCGGCTGCCCGAACTGGTCGAGCAGGCGGCGCGCGCCGGGCTGACGGTCGAGGTCCGGGGGGAGGCCCCCGCGTCGGCCCCCGGTACCGACCTGGCCGCGTTCCGCATCGTCCAGGAGGCGCTCACCAACGTCGTACGGCACTCGGGGTCGCGCCGCGCGCGTGTCCGGCTCGATCACGCCGGGGGCCTGCTGCGGCTCCTGATCGACGACGACGGGCCGGCCACCGGCGTGGACGCGGGCGGCAGCGGCAACGGGCTCGCCGGGATGCGGGAGCGGGCGGCGGCGCTCGGTGGCACGATCGAGGCGGGACCGCGCGACGACGGAGGGTTCCGTGTGCTGGCGGTGCTGCCGTGGAAGGCCAAGGAGGACCGGTGA
- a CDS encoding response regulator gives MIRVLLADDQSLVRAGFKALLDAQPDIEVAGEAADGAEAVRSVRELRPDVVLMDIRMPVLDGLAATRRITGDAGLGDVKVVMLTTFELDEYVFEAIRSGASGFLVKDTEPEELLRAVRAVVGGDALLSPGVTRRLIAEFAARSKEPESAASLAELTDREREVMALVGIGLSNDEIARRLVVSPLTAKTHVSRTMVKLGARDRAQLVVLAYESGLVRPGWLG, from the coding sequence GTGATCCGCGTACTGCTCGCCGACGACCAGTCGTTGGTCCGGGCCGGGTTCAAGGCGCTGCTCGACGCGCAACCGGACATCGAGGTGGCCGGGGAGGCCGCCGACGGTGCGGAGGCGGTGCGCTCCGTGCGTGAACTGCGCCCCGACGTCGTCCTGATGGACATCCGGATGCCCGTCCTGGACGGCCTCGCCGCGACCCGTCGCATCACCGGTGACGCCGGCCTGGGGGACGTGAAGGTGGTCATGCTCACCACCTTCGAACTCGACGAGTACGTCTTCGAGGCGATCCGTTCCGGCGCCTCCGGCTTCCTCGTCAAGGACACCGAGCCCGAGGAACTCCTGCGCGCCGTACGGGCGGTGGTCGGCGGCGACGCCCTGCTGTCGCCGGGAGTGACGCGGCGGCTGATCGCCGAGTTCGCGGCCCGCTCGAAGGAACCCGAGTCGGCCGCCTCGCTCGCCGAACTCACCGACCGGGAAAGGGAGGTGATGGCGCTCGTGGGCATCGGCCTCTCGAACGACGAGATCGCGCGGCGCCTGGTCGTCAGCCCCCTCACGGCCAAGACCCACGTCAGCCGCACGATGGTGAAGCTGGGCGCCCGCGACCGCGCCCAACTGGTCGTCCTCGCCTACGAGTCGGGCCTGGTGCGCCCGGGCTGGCTCGGCTGA
- a CDS encoding DUF6332 family protein, translating into MDNDGNPRDHDRGARDGTGGRRGQAERDAVTVEIGYALASAAFVAAVAFGVVAGPALFLDLSRDTVRMLVTAGGGLAAAVFALRVATVLFRFNGGNPAAQPSQPGRTRPDS; encoded by the coding sequence ATGGACAACGACGGGAATCCCAGGGACCACGACCGCGGCGCCAGGGACGGCACGGGCGGGCGGCGCGGTCAGGCCGAGCGGGACGCCGTCACCGTCGAGATCGGATACGCCCTGGCCAGCGCAGCGTTCGTCGCCGCCGTCGCCTTCGGGGTCGTCGCCGGACCCGCCCTCTTCCTGGACCTGTCGCGGGACACCGTCCGCATGCTCGTGACCGCGGGCGGCGGCCTGGCCGCCGCCGTCTTCGCCCTCCGGGTGGCCACGGTGCTGTTCCGCTTCAACGGCGGGAACCCGGCCGCTCAGCCGAGCCAGCCCGGGCGCACCAGGCCCGACTCGTAG
- a CDS encoding MFS transporter yields MTSPLTRPTPQDRWTPRLWGTLLVLCAAMFLDALDVSMVGVALPSIGSELHLSTSTLQWIVSGYILGYGGLLLLGGRAADLLGRRQVFLVALAVFALASVLGGLVDSGPLLIASRFIKGLSAAFTAPAGLSIITTTFAEGPLRNRALSIYTTCAATGFSMGLVLSGLLTEASWRLTMLLPAPIALVALFVGLKLIPRSDREKNHGGYDIPGAVLGTASMLLLVFTVVQAPEAGWGSARTLLSFAAVAVLLSAFVGVERRSPSPLIRLGVLRSGSQVRAQLGAMAFFGSYVGFQFLVTLYMQSLLGWSALHTALAFLPAGALVALSSTKVGAVVDRFGTPRLIATGFALMVAGYALFLRVDLHPVYAAVILPTMLLIGAACALVFPSLNIQATNGVDDHEQGMVSGLLNTSVQVGGAIFLAVVTAAVTANSSEGSSPQAVLDSYRPGLMVVTGIALAGLLITLPGLRTRRPRESVVVARSLPSTTEQERVPVRD; encoded by the coding sequence ATGACCTCTCCGCTCACCCGTCCCACACCCCAGGACCGCTGGACTCCCCGGCTGTGGGGAACCCTGCTCGTGCTCTGCGCGGCGATGTTCCTGGACGCCCTCGACGTGTCGATGGTCGGCGTCGCCCTGCCGTCCATCGGTTCGGAACTGCACCTCTCCACCTCGACGCTCCAGTGGATCGTCAGCGGCTACATCCTGGGATACGGCGGACTGCTCCTCCTCGGCGGACGCGCCGCCGACCTGCTCGGCCGCCGCCAGGTCTTCCTGGTGGCCCTGGCCGTCTTCGCGCTCGCGTCGGTGCTCGGCGGACTCGTCGACTCGGGACCGCTGCTCATCGCCAGCCGCTTCATCAAGGGCCTGAGCGCCGCTTTCACCGCTCCCGCGGGGCTGTCGATCATCACCACGACCTTCGCCGAGGGCCCGCTGCGCAACCGCGCGCTGTCCATCTACACCACCTGCGCGGCCACCGGCTTCTCCATGGGCCTCGTCCTGTCCGGCCTGCTCACCGAGGCGAGCTGGCGGCTGACCATGCTGCTGCCCGCGCCGATCGCCCTCGTCGCCCTGTTCGTGGGCCTGAAGCTCATCCCGCGCAGCGACCGCGAGAAGAACCACGGCGGCTACGACATCCCGGGCGCCGTCCTCGGCACGGCCTCGATGCTGCTGCTCGTCTTCACCGTCGTCCAGGCCCCCGAGGCCGGCTGGGGATCGGCCCGCACGCTGCTCTCCTTCGCCGCCGTCGCCGTTCTGCTCAGCGCCTTCGTCGGCGTCGAGCGGCGCAGCCCGAGCCCGCTGATCCGGCTGGGCGTGCTGCGTTCCGGCAGCCAGGTCCGGGCCCAGCTCGGCGCGATGGCGTTCTTCGGCTCGTACGTCGGCTTCCAGTTCCTGGTGACCCTGTACATGCAGTCGCTGCTCGGCTGGTCGGCCCTGCACACCGCGCTGGCGTTCCTGCCGGCCGGGGCTCTGGTGGCGCTGTCCTCCACCAAGGTGGGCGCGGTCGTCGACCGGTTCGGCACTCCCCGCCTCATCGCGACGGGCTTCGCCCTGATGGTCGCGGGCTACGCGCTGTTCCTCCGCGTCGACCTCCACCCCGTCTACGCGGCGGTCATCCTGCCGACCATGCTGCTGATCGGCGCCGCCTGCGCCCTGGTCTTCCCGTCCCTCAACATCCAGGCGACCAACGGGGTCGACGACCACGAGCAGGGCATGGTCTCTGGTCTCCTGAACACCTCCGTGCAGGTCGGCGGCGCGATCTTCCTCGCCGTCGTCACGGCGGCCGTCACCGCGAACTCCTCGGAGGGGTCATCGCCCCAGGCGGTCCTGGACAGCTACCGTCCCGGCCTGATGGTGGTGACCGGCATCGCTCTCGCGGGGCTGCTGATCACCCTGCCGGGCCTGCGCACCCGGCGTCCGCGGGAGTCCGTCGTCGTCGCCCGCTCCCTGCCGAGCACGACGGAGCAGGAGCGCGTGCCCGTCCGCGACTAG
- a CDS encoding MarR family winged helix-turn-helix transcriptional regulator, whose amino-acid sequence MAATNAEQGLVDQWRDILAVHARTLCELDRELHRHGLGASDFEVLDVLAGCAASDGGSSYRVQEISERVHLSQSALSRLIGRLEKDGLVTRGMCAEDRRGVRVCLTARGRQLHGDVLPLQRAVLTRMLAAGPAAPAAAARTRLCP is encoded by the coding sequence ATGGCGGCGACGAATGCCGAGCAAGGGCTCGTGGACCAGTGGCGCGACATCCTCGCGGTGCATGCCCGCACGCTGTGCGAGCTCGACCGCGAACTGCACCGGCACGGTCTGGGTGCCAGTGACTTCGAGGTCCTCGACGTCCTGGCCGGGTGCGCCGCGTCGGACGGCGGTTCCTCCTACCGCGTCCAGGAGATCTCCGAGCGGGTCCACCTGAGCCAGAGCGCGCTGTCGCGCCTGATCGGACGTCTGGAGAAGGACGGCCTCGTGACGCGGGGGATGTGCGCGGAGGACAGGCGGGGCGTGCGCGTCTGCCTCACCGCCCGAGGGCGCCAACTCCACGGTGACGTGCTTCCGTTGCAGCGTGCCGTCCTCACGCGCATGCTGGCCGCCGGCCCTGCGGCCCCTGCGGCTGCCGCGCGGACCCGTCTCTGCCCCTGA
- a CDS encoding maleylpyruvate isomerase family mycothiol-dependent enzyme: MKTAEHVETLDREGRLLRAAAEAAGVDAEVVTCPGWRIRDLVRHTGMVHRWATAFVAEGHTSYRPDGGLPELDGDDLLAWFREGHGRLVETLAGASPDLRCWSFLPAPSGPAFWARRQAHETTVHRIDAESARSGEREPVAAEFAVDGIDELLRGFHGRPTSRVRSEEPRVLRVTATDMPGAVWTVRLSDQAPVNDRAESAADAPPADCEVAGPADLLYLALWNRAPFPHVTGDTSVAALWRETSGITWN, from the coding sequence ATGAAGACTGCCGAGCACGTGGAAACCCTGGACCGGGAGGGCCGGTTGCTGCGCGCCGCCGCCGAGGCGGCGGGCGTCGACGCGGAGGTGGTGACCTGCCCCGGGTGGCGGATCAGGGATCTGGTGCGGCACACCGGCATGGTCCACCGCTGGGCCACCGCGTTCGTCGCCGAGGGCCACACCTCGTACCGGCCCGACGGCGGCCTGCCGGAACTGGACGGCGACGATCTCCTGGCCTGGTTCCGCGAGGGACACGGCCGCCTCGTGGAGACACTGGCCGGGGCCTCACCGGACCTCAGGTGCTGGAGCTTTCTGCCGGCACCCTCCGGTCCCGCCTTCTGGGCCCGCCGTCAGGCGCACGAGACCACCGTGCACCGGATCGACGCCGAGTCGGCCCGGAGCGGTGAACGGGAGCCGGTCGCGGCGGAGTTCGCGGTCGACGGCATCGACGAGCTGCTGCGCGGCTTTCACGGGCGCCCGACGAGCAGGGTGCGCAGCGAGGAGCCACGGGTGCTGCGCGTGACGGCCACCGACATGCCGGGAGCCGTGTGGACCGTACGGCTGTCGGATCAGGCACCGGTGAACGACCGTGCCGAGTCCGCGGCGGACGCACCGCCCGCCGACTGCGAGGTGGCGGGACCGGCCGACCTCCTCTATCTCGCCCTGTGGAACCGCGCGCCGTTCCCGCACGTGACCGGCGATACCTCAGTCGCCGCGCTCTGGCGGGAGACGTCCGGGATCACCTGGAACTGA
- a CDS encoding MFS transporter: MPDPTLTGLRVAITTFFALDGFVFAGWVVRIPAVKEQTGASASALGLALLGVSAGAVVTMVFTGQLCRRYGSRPVTLACAVLLCLSVVLPPLTHSAAALAAVLLVFGMAYGGINVAMNSAAVDLVAALRRPVMPSFHAAFSLGGMIGAGLGGLVAAHLSPTRHLLALALIGLLVIALAGPALLRHDMPVPPDRPRSDDRAAPRRLEGRTRGLVVVFGLIALCTAYGEGALADWGALHLEQDLEAHPGIAAAGYSCFALAMTIGRLSGTTLLERLGRTRTLVAGGTTAALGMLLGALAPSVGVALLGFAVTGLGLANIFPVAIERAGALAGASGIAVASTLGYGGMLLGPPAIGFMADWYSLPTALTSVAVLAAVAALIGFATRRAATG; the protein is encoded by the coding sequence GTGCCGGATCCCACCCTCACCGGCCTCCGCGTCGCGATCACCACGTTCTTCGCCCTCGACGGATTCGTCTTCGCCGGATGGGTCGTACGGATTCCCGCCGTGAAGGAGCAGACCGGCGCCTCGGCCAGTGCGCTCGGCCTCGCCCTGCTCGGTGTCTCCGCCGGGGCCGTCGTGACGATGGTCTTCACCGGGCAGCTCTGCCGGCGTTACGGCAGCCGCCCCGTCACCCTCGCCTGCGCCGTCCTGCTCTGCCTCAGCGTCGTCCTGCCGCCGCTGACCCACTCGGCGGCCGCACTGGCCGCCGTGCTCCTCGTGTTCGGCATGGCCTACGGCGGGATCAACGTCGCCATGAACAGCGCGGCCGTCGATCTCGTGGCGGCGCTGCGGCGCCCGGTGATGCCCAGCTTCCACGCCGCGTTCAGCCTGGGCGGCATGATCGGGGCGGGACTCGGCGGGCTGGTCGCCGCCCATCTGTCCCCGACGCGCCACCTGCTGGCCCTCGCCCTCATCGGCCTGCTCGTGATCGCCCTCGCCGGGCCCGCCCTGCTGCGCCACGACATGCCCGTCCCTCCGGACCGGCCCCGGAGCGACGACAGGGCGGCCCCCCGGCGCCTGGAAGGCCGCACCCGGGGCCTCGTCGTCGTGTTCGGCCTCATCGCCCTGTGCACGGCGTACGGCGAGGGCGCGCTCGCGGACTGGGGCGCGCTCCACCTGGAGCAGGACCTGGAGGCCCACCCGGGGATCGCGGCCGCCGGCTACTCCTGCTTCGCCCTCGCCATGACGATCGGCCGGCTGAGCGGGACGACGCTGCTCGAACGGCTCGGCCGCACCCGCACGCTCGTGGCGGGCGGCACGACGGCCGCGCTCGGCATGCTGCTCGGCGCGCTCGCCCCCTCCGTAGGGGTGGCGCTGCTCGGCTTCGCCGTCACCGGCCTGGGCCTCGCCAACATCTTCCCCGTCGCGATCGAACGGGCCGGCGCCCTCGCCGGGGCGAGCGGTATCGCCGTCGCCTCCACCCTCGGCTACGGGGGCATGCTGCTCGGACCGCCCGCGATCGGATTCATGGCCGACTGGTACTCCCTGCCGACGGCGCTGACCAGTGTCGCCGTGCTCGCCGCGGTGGCCGCGCTGATCGGATTCGCCACGCGCCGGGCCGCCACGGGGTGA